One Thalassotalea sediminis DNA segment encodes these proteins:
- a CDS encoding GntR family transcriptional regulator, with amino-acid sequence MSIVYKTRTQLVVETLREKILNGEIKAGQPLRQAALADELNVSRIPIREALLQLEAEGLVAFEPHKGATATELNIDQVDELFELRAMLESELLAASIPNLSEDALAQATELLSKLDKALGKENAANTWSELNSDYHNCLYSGANRPQTQEIVNTLNKNADRYIRMHLLWAGGISKAESEHNELLALCKSRNIEKAVALMKQHILGSRDEIKEFLLERENLQ; translated from the coding sequence ATGAGCATAGTTTACAAAACACGTACCCAATTGGTTGTTGAAACCTTGAGGGAGAAAATTCTAAATGGCGAAATTAAAGCTGGTCAACCGCTACGCCAAGCAGCGTTAGCAGACGAGTTAAACGTAAGCCGAATTCCTATCAGAGAAGCTTTATTGCAGCTGGAGGCTGAAGGTCTTGTTGCTTTTGAACCACATAAAGGAGCAACCGCAACTGAGTTGAATATTGACCAAGTTGATGAGCTGTTTGAATTGCGTGCAATGTTGGAGTCTGAATTATTAGCCGCATCAATTCCAAATTTAAGTGAAGACGCGTTAGCACAGGCAACAGAACTATTAAGTAAATTGGATAAAGCATTAGGCAAAGAAAATGCTGCGAATACCTGGAGTGAGTTAAACTCTGATTATCATAACTGTTTGTATTCAGGTGCTAATCGCCCGCAAACGCAAGAGATTGTTAATACATTAAATAAAAATGCAGATCGTTATATTCGTATGCATTTGTTATGGGCTGGTGGTATTTCTAAAGCCGAATCTGAGCATAATGAATTATTAGCGCTTTGCAAATCCCGCAACATTGAAAAAGCGGTTGCTTTAATGAAACAGCATATTCTTGGTTCACGCGATGAGATTAAAGAGTTTTTATTAGAACGAGAAAATCTTCAATAA
- a CDS encoding SulP family inorganic anion transporter, whose protein sequence is MFELKASKVGNLKNDVLSGLTVALALVPEAVAFAFVAGVDPLVGLYAAFMVGLITSIFGGRPGMISGATGAMAVVMVSLVALHGVEYLFACVVLTGILQILAGIFRLGKFIRLVPHPVMLGFVNGLAIVIFLAQLGQFKVANEEGIFVWMQGNQLTTMLGLIALTMAIIHFLPKLTKAIPSSLVAIIVVTVLAQSLDLDARTVVDYLRDMTNDPTASIAGGLPSFSVPQVPLNFETLRIIFPFALVLAAIGLIESLLTLTLIDELTGTRGRGNKECVAQGMSNTVNGFFGGMGGCAMIGQSMINVNSGGRGRASGITAALGLLFFIMFASGLIEQIPLAALVGVMFIVVIGTFEWSSFRIMRKVPKADAFVIVLVSGVTVATDLAIAVVVGVIVSALVFAWEHAKHVIVNRYKDDKGSTVYEVNGPLFFGSVSSFLEQFSIEDDSDDVVIEFKNSRVADHSAIEAIDTLAERYIAKGKTIHLRHLSNECLELLEKAGDLVEVNVIEDPDYHIASDKLA, encoded by the coding sequence ATGTTTGAACTAAAAGCCAGTAAAGTTGGCAATTTAAAGAATGATGTATTGTCTGGACTCACTGTTGCTTTGGCATTGGTACCAGAAGCTGTTGCCTTTGCCTTTGTTGCAGGCGTTGACCCATTAGTGGGATTATATGCGGCCTTTATGGTTGGCCTTATCACCTCTATTTTTGGTGGTCGTCCTGGAATGATATCTGGAGCAACGGGTGCGATGGCGGTAGTCATGGTAAGCCTTGTTGCCTTGCATGGCGTGGAGTACCTATTCGCTTGCGTTGTATTAACAGGTATATTGCAAATATTGGCTGGTATTTTTAGGTTAGGTAAGTTTATACGGTTAGTGCCGCATCCCGTAATGCTCGGTTTTGTAAATGGCTTGGCAATTGTTATTTTCTTAGCACAGCTTGGTCAATTTAAAGTTGCAAATGAGGAAGGTATTTTTGTTTGGATGCAAGGGAATCAGTTAACAACAATGCTTGGGTTGATCGCACTTACTATGGCGATAATTCATTTTCTTCCAAAGTTAACTAAGGCCATTCCTTCGTCACTTGTCGCGATTATTGTGGTAACTGTGTTAGCACAAAGTTTAGATTTAGATGCGCGTACGGTCGTTGATTATTTACGTGATATGACCAATGACCCTACTGCATCAATTGCTGGTGGGCTCCCGTCATTTTCTGTACCACAGGTGCCGTTAAACTTTGAAACGCTTCGTATTATATTTCCTTTCGCATTAGTTCTTGCTGCGATTGGTTTAATTGAGTCTTTATTAACATTAACCTTGATCGATGAATTAACTGGTACACGTGGACGTGGTAACAAAGAATGTGTTGCCCAAGGTATGTCAAATACTGTCAATGGCTTTTTTGGTGGTATGGGGGGCTGTGCAATGATAGGGCAGTCTATGATCAATGTTAATTCAGGTGGTCGTGGTCGGGCTTCTGGTATTACCGCAGCCTTAGGCTTACTCTTTTTTATCATGTTTGCCTCAGGGTTGATCGAACAAATACCGCTCGCAGCATTAGTAGGCGTTATGTTTATTGTGGTTATTGGTACGTTTGAATGGTCTAGTTTTCGTATCATGCGTAAGGTGCCTAAAGCTGACGCCTTCGTGATTGTGCTTGTATCGGGCGTTACGGTTGCAACTGATTTAGCAATAGCGGTTGTTGTTGGTGTTATTGTGTCAGCACTTGTGTTTGCTTGGGAACACGCTAAACACGTTATTGTAAATCGTTATAAAGATGATAAAGGTTCGACCGTTTATGAAGTTAATGGCCCTTTATTTTTTGGTTCGGTATCTAGCTTTTTAGAGCAGTTTTCAATAGAAGATGATAGTGATGATGTTGTGATTGAATTCAAAAACTCTCGCGTTGCAGATCATTCCGCAATTGAAGCTATTGATACGTTAGCTGAGCGTTATATCGCTAAAGGTAAAACGATACACTTACGACACTTAAGCAATGAGTGTTTAGAGCTACTTGAAAAAGCGGGTGATTTAGTTGAAGTCAATGTGATTGAAGATCCCGATTATCATATCGCTAGTGATAAGCTCGCATAG
- a CDS encoding DUF1289 domain-containing protein: protein MQLEFFDVPSPCVGICQSDEKGYCLGCMRTRDERQHWINLTSDDKQKVIKRCIQRKKRKDGQLKAKEKDTPQEIPQPSLFDPPSKKIVENKDDLDFGDFEL from the coding sequence ATGCAGTTAGAATTTTTTGATGTGCCAAGTCCATGTGTGGGCATCTGTCAGTCGGATGAGAAAGGCTATTGCCTGGGCTGTATGCGTACTCGTGACGAGAGACAACATTGGATAAATTTAACCTCTGATGACAAGCAGAAAGTTATCAAACGTTGTATTCAGCGTAAAAAGCGTAAAGATGGCCAACTTAAGGCTAAAGAGAAAGACACTCCACAAGAAATACCTCAACCTTCACTATTTGATCCCCCTTCAAAAAAAATTGTAGAGAATAAAGATGATCTTGATTTTGGAGACTTTGAGCTTTAG
- a CDS encoding GAF domain-containing sensor histidine kinase — protein sequence MKEKHAKPSYEELERELVDLTYSEKLQHALFQIASISHGELELDSLYQQVHRIVNEVIDATNFFIALLNEEEQHIQIVYFVDEKDSGDKDLTGEILPLGQGLTSFVVKTRQPQLLNQQRIAALIEQGEIKEVLGSTDFTSWIGAPMITGDTFHGVIVAQTYKTAVHYNEHELKVLDFVANQIASAIESNVNETQRRHAQQRLAEQHRLLEQKNKQLTSTIDNLKKTRQELVQREKMASLGGLVAGIAHEINTPLGICVTGVSHLMEEFKYIKHSYEQQTLSEDDLVEFFDELEQGLKILETNTNRGALLVKSFKQVAVDQSSNKSRDINIKNYLGEILLSLKPKLKRVKHEVIIDCPDNINITTNAGALSQILSNLILNSLIHGFEDKEHGRIKISVQDKPKVINLHYADDGKGLTSEQVDCLFEPFFTTKRGEGGSGLGTHLIYNLVQSLNGKIKVKSELGKGLAYLISLPKSL from the coding sequence TTGAAAGAAAAACATGCCAAGCCAAGCTACGAAGAACTAGAGCGAGAGCTTGTCGATCTTACCTATAGTGAAAAGCTTCAACATGCATTATTTCAAATTGCCTCAATCTCACATGGCGAACTAGAGCTTGATAGTTTGTATCAACAGGTACATCGCATTGTAAATGAAGTAATAGACGCTACAAACTTTTTTATTGCCTTGTTAAATGAAGAAGAGCAACATATTCAAATTGTTTATTTTGTTGATGAAAAAGACTCTGGTGACAAAGACTTAACCGGTGAAATACTGCCTTTAGGGCAAGGTTTGACATCTTTTGTGGTAAAAACTAGACAGCCACAGTTATTGAACCAACAACGAATCGCAGCATTGATTGAACAAGGTGAAATTAAAGAAGTATTAGGTTCTACTGATTTTACCAGTTGGATTGGTGCACCGATGATCACAGGTGATACTTTTCATGGTGTGATTGTCGCGCAGACCTATAAAACTGCTGTCCACTACAATGAGCACGAATTAAAAGTACTCGATTTTGTCGCAAATCAAATCGCTAGTGCGATAGAAAGCAATGTTAATGAGACCCAGAGACGCCATGCTCAGCAACGTTTAGCTGAGCAACATAGGCTGTTAGAACAAAAGAATAAACAGTTAACTTCGACGATAGATAATTTAAAGAAAACACGACAAGAGTTAGTGCAAAGAGAGAAGATGGCGTCGCTTGGGGGGTTAGTTGCGGGTATTGCACATGAAATAAATACACCATTAGGTATTTGCGTTACAGGGGTTAGCCACTTAATGGAAGAATTTAAGTATATTAAGCACAGTTACGAGCAACAGACGTTGTCTGAAGATGACTTAGTGGAATTTTTTGATGAATTGGAGCAAGGTTTAAAGATTCTAGAGACCAATACTAATCGTGGCGCTTTATTGGTGAAAAGCTTCAAGCAAGTCGCTGTTGATCAATCCTCAAATAAATCTAGAGATATCAATATTAAAAATTATCTTGGCGAAATTTTATTGTCTTTAAAACCAAAATTAAAACGTGTTAAGCATGAAGTTATCATAGATTGTCCAGATAATATTAATATTACTACCAATGCAGGTGCACTATCGCAAATATTAAGCAACTTGATTTTAAATTCACTTATTCATGGATTTGAAGACAAAGAGCATGGTCGTATTAAGATCAGCGTTCAAGATAAGCCCAAGGTAATAAATTTACATTATGCAGATGATGGAAAAGGCTTAACATCTGAGCAAGTCGATTGTTTATTTGAGCCCTTTTTTACCACTAAACGTGGAGAAGGTGGCAGTGGTCTTGGAACACATTTAATTTATAATCTCGTCCAATCGCTCAATGGTAAAATCAAAGTTAAAAGTGAACTAGGTAAGGGGCTCGCATATCTTATTAGCCTACCCAAGTCGCTTTAG
- a CDS encoding sigma-54 interaction domain-containing protein, whose product MQHSIIQSTINAIEKPVIFLDLNYRIRAVNKAYEDLYTKKVIVGKSRCHEISHNSKNPCDQHGEDCPIKTCMQSQKATSVVHIHQTEQGKQFCDILMRPVKNEHGKIIGFLEILEQINFASAELAKDKMIGESEPFKHMLKQINRAAKSDIAVLLQGETGTGKELVAKALHEGSHRNEKPFVIIECTGLNETLFESELFGHEKGAFTGATHTKKGLIEIAHGGTVFFDEIGDVPLNMQVKLLRLLETRSFRSVGGLKQKKADFRFLSASHKNLKELMEKGLFREDLYYRIAGFPIYLPPLRERKVDIKSLVIYFLNHSEYKNKTYSDKALLALEQYNFPGNIRELRNIIEQSVLLSDEDTVCVEDLPPYIQETSFTQLPDIVEENTNLMTLETAEKKYLAEVTNTFEGNIEDLATQLNVSVRTLYRKLNKYQLKL is encoded by the coding sequence ATGCAGCATTCAATTATTCAGTCAACAATCAATGCCATTGAAAAACCTGTGATCTTTTTAGATTTAAATTATCGTATTCGAGCAGTTAACAAAGCGTATGAAGATTTATATACCAAAAAGGTGATTGTCGGGAAAAGTCGCTGTCATGAAATATCTCACAATAGCAAAAACCCTTGTGATCAGCATGGTGAAGATTGCCCTATAAAAACCTGTATGCAATCCCAAAAAGCAACTAGTGTCGTGCATATTCACCAAACAGAACAAGGTAAACAGTTTTGTGATATTTTGATGCGTCCGGTCAAAAATGAACATGGCAAAATCATCGGTTTTTTAGAGATTTTAGAACAAATCAACTTTGCTAGTGCTGAGCTCGCGAAAGATAAAATGATCGGCGAAAGCGAGCCATTCAAACATATGCTAAAACAGATCAACCGCGCTGCTAAATCTGACATAGCAGTATTACTGCAAGGCGAAACAGGCACTGGGAAAGAGCTCGTGGCAAAGGCACTACATGAAGGCAGCCATCGTAATGAAAAACCTTTTGTCATTATCGAATGTACCGGGTTGAATGAAACTTTGTTTGAATCTGAATTATTTGGCCATGAAAAAGGCGCTTTTACAGGTGCGACACACACTAAAAAAGGTCTAATAGAAATCGCTCACGGCGGTACAGTATTTTTTGATGAAATAGGTGATGTACCGCTAAATATGCAGGTAAAACTATTACGCCTTTTAGAAACGCGTAGCTTTCGCTCTGTTGGCGGCTTAAAACAGAAAAAGGCTGACTTTAGGTTTTTGTCAGCTTCGCATAAAAATCTAAAAGAACTGATGGAAAAAGGGTTATTTAGAGAAGACTTATATTACCGAATAGCAGGTTTTCCAATTTACTTACCACCATTAAGAGAACGGAAAGTAGACATTAAATCACTGGTAATTTACTTTTTAAATCATTCTGAATATAAAAATAAAACCTACAGTGACAAAGCACTATTGGCTCTTGAGCAGTATAACTTTCCTGGAAATATTAGAGAATTAAGAAATATTATCGAACAATCGGTTTTATTGTCTGATGAAGATACTGTCTGTGTTGAAGATTTACCTCCATATATACAAGAAACTAGTTTCACTCAATTACCAGATATAGTTGAAGAAAATACAAACTTAATGACCTTAGAGACTGCGGAAAAAAAATACTTAGCAGAAGTAACAAATACTTTTGAAGGTAATATTGAAGACTTAGCTACTCAGCTAAATGTAAGTGTCAGAACACTTTACCGTAAGCTGAATAAGTACCAATTAAAATTATGA
- a CDS encoding Tll0287-like domain-containing protein has product MPSFKSILSISLFLVLGFSATASELQLEEAKQKIQVFAKTLKGSLTSAVKTGGLGAGVEICHKQAPEIAKSLSTDGWQVSRTSLKPRNLENKPAPWQKSVLEKFEQQKAAGKPVTDLAFIERDNNTFLMVKAIPTGKLCLNCHGKSIDPTLQATINRLYPHDQATGFSLGDIRGAFVIQKALNDQKTQEPIN; this is encoded by the coding sequence ATGCCATCATTCAAATCAATATTGTCAATTTCGCTATTTTTGGTACTAGGTTTTTCGGCAACAGCTTCTGAATTGCAACTAGAAGAAGCTAAGCAAAAAATTCAAGTGTTTGCCAAAACCTTAAAAGGCAGTTTAACGTCAGCAGTTAAAACAGGAGGTCTTGGCGCTGGAGTGGAGATATGCCATAAGCAAGCACCTGAAATAGCTAAGAGCCTTTCAACAGATGGTTGGCAGGTATCTAGAACTAGTCTTAAACCAAGAAACCTTGAGAATAAGCCTGCGCCTTGGCAAAAATCTGTACTTGAAAAGTTTGAACAGCAAAAAGCTGCGGGTAAGCCTGTAACAGACTTGGCGTTTATAGAGCGCGATAACAATACATTTCTAATGGTAAAAGCCATTCCAACTGGCAAGCTTTGCTTGAATTGCCATGGCAAGTCTATAGACCCAACATTACAAGCAACCATTAATCGCTTATATCCCCATGATCAGGCGACAGGCTTTTCTCTCGGTGATATTCGAGGCGCTTTTGTCATTCAAAAAGCACTTAACGATCAGAAAACTCAAGAACCAATTAACTAA
- a CDS encoding cytochrome ubiquinol oxidase subunit I, with protein MNEAVVELSRLQFALTAMFHFIFVPLTLGLSFLLAIMESVYVMTGKEIYKQMTKFWGKLFGINFAIGVATGLTMEFQFGMNWSYYSHYVGDIFGAPLAIEGLMAFFLESTFVGLFFFGWDKMSRVKHLCATWLVALGSNFSALWILVANGWMQYPVGAEFNVESMRMEMTNFAEVIFSPVAQVKFVHTVSAGYVTGAMFVLAISSYYLLKNKEIAFARRSFAIAASFGLASVLSVIVLGDESGYELGDVQKVKLAAIEAEYDTHPAPAPFTLFGLPNDETREVDYAVRIPWLMGIIATGSTTEEVMGLKEHEIKNRERILSGVEAYKVLQPVRNGTATEQQLAQFEQHKGDMGYAMLLEPFTDDITTPSASAIEQAVDYSIPPVAPLFWSFRIMVFCGFVMLFVFAFAFYYSTKHQITKPKWLLKMSLWGLPLPWIASEAGWFVAEYGRQPWSIAEVLPVHTAVSNLTEGEIMLTLIGYNGFYTVMFIIAFYLMQKFARKGPTEIAREQALQEQREAELLESYNAKGVEA; from the coding sequence ATGAATGAAGCAGTGGTCGAACTGTCTAGACTACAGTTCGCATTAACCGCTATGTTTCACTTTATATTTGTTCCTTTAACGCTAGGGCTCAGTTTTTTACTGGCAATAATGGAATCTGTATATGTGATGACAGGCAAAGAAATTTACAAACAAATGACCAAGTTCTGGGGCAAGTTGTTCGGTATCAATTTTGCGATTGGAGTGGCAACTGGTCTCACCATGGAGTTTCAATTTGGTATGAATTGGTCTTATTACTCACATTATGTGGGTGATATTTTTGGTGCTCCGCTGGCCATTGAAGGATTAATGGCCTTTTTTCTTGAGTCTACGTTTGTCGGCTTGTTCTTCTTTGGCTGGGACAAAATGTCAAGGGTTAAGCATTTGTGCGCCACCTGGCTGGTAGCGTTAGGCTCAAATTTTTCTGCACTTTGGATATTAGTCGCTAATGGCTGGATGCAATACCCGGTAGGAGCCGAATTTAATGTTGAATCGATGCGGATGGAAATGACCAACTTTGCAGAAGTGATATTCAGCCCAGTTGCTCAGGTTAAGTTTGTTCATACGGTTTCTGCTGGTTATGTTACAGGCGCCATGTTTGTATTGGCTATTTCAAGTTATTACCTTCTTAAGAATAAAGAGATTGCCTTTGCTAGGCGTTCATTTGCGATTGCTGCAAGCTTTGGTTTAGCGTCTGTATTGTCAGTGATTGTTTTAGGTGATGAAAGTGGCTATGAGCTTGGTGATGTTCAAAAAGTGAAGCTTGCGGCTATTGAAGCGGAATATGACACTCATCCTGCGCCAGCACCGTTTACTTTATTTGGTTTGCCAAATGATGAAACGCGAGAAGTGGATTATGCCGTGAGAATTCCTTGGTTAATGGGGATTATCGCGACAGGCTCTACCACTGAGGAAGTTATGGGGTTAAAAGAGCACGAAATAAAAAATAGAGAGCGAATTTTATCTGGCGTTGAAGCTTACAAGGTACTTCAGCCTGTACGAAATGGTACGGCGACTGAGCAGCAATTAGCGCAATTTGAACAACATAAAGGTGATATGGGGTACGCCATGTTACTTGAGCCTTTTACCGACGACATAACCACGCCATCTGCTAGTGCGATTGAACAGGCGGTAGATTACTCTATTCCGCCTGTAGCACCGCTATTTTGGAGCTTTAGAATTATGGTGTTTTGTGGCTTTGTTATGTTGTTTGTTTTTGCTTTTGCCTTTTATTATTCAACAAAACATCAAATTACTAAGCCTAAATGGTTGCTTAAAATGTCGCTATGGGGCTTACCGTTGCCCTGGATTGCTTCTGAAGCAGGTTGGTTTGTTGCTGAATATGGTCGTCAGCCTTGGTCTATTGCAGAAGTACTACCTGTTCACACCGCAGTCTCAAATCTGACAGAGGGTGAGATCATGTTAACGCTTATTGGTTACAACGGTTTTTATACGGTTATGTTTATTATCGCGTTTTATTTAATGCAAAAGTTTGCGCGTAAAGGACCAACTGAAATTGCACGCGAACAAGCTCTGCAAGAACAGCGAGAAGCTGAACTGCTTGAATCATATAACGCCAAAGGAGTAGAAGCATGA
- the cydB gene encoding cytochrome d ubiquinol oxidase subunit II, with amino-acid sequence MIDYEVLRVVWWVLIGVLLIGFAITDGFDLGVGALLTLVGKTDQDRRVMINTIGPHWDGNQVWFITAGGAIFAAWPIIYATAFSGFYVALALTLIALWMRPLGFDYRSKLPNATWRKSWDWALFAGGIIPALIFGVAFGNLLLGVPFEFDDRLKPIYTGSFFELLNPFAILAGLVSIAMILNHGATWLQLKTVGVLHTRARMVSFVLSIATAALFVLAGIYLAIGVEGYVITSTIDTLATSNPMAKQVEVQAGAWLQNYVRYPWMMIAPFVGIVSALACAVFSKLNKGGLAFVASALTMTGVILTAGFSMFPFLMPSSSLPAASLTVWDATSSYKTLEIMFYVACIFVPIVLSYTAYGFWVMRGRIKQSDLNQSHAIY; translated from the coding sequence ATGATTGATTATGAAGTGTTAAGGGTCGTCTGGTGGGTACTCATAGGTGTGTTGTTGATTGGATTTGCCATTACTGATGGATTTGATTTAGGTGTTGGTGCCTTATTAACATTAGTCGGTAAAACGGACCAAGATCGTCGTGTGATGATCAATACGATTGGACCGCACTGGGATGGTAACCAGGTCTGGTTTATTACTGCTGGCGGTGCAATATTTGCCGCTTGGCCTATTATCTATGCAACGGCATTTTCAGGATTTTATGTTGCCTTAGCTTTAACTTTGATTGCCCTTTGGATGCGTCCATTAGGTTTTGATTATCGTAGTAAATTGCCTAATGCCACGTGGCGAAAGAGCTGGGATTGGGCGTTATTCGCAGGCGGTATTATTCCTGCGCTTATCTTTGGTGTTGCTTTTGGTAACTTGTTACTAGGCGTGCCATTTGAATTTGATGACCGCTTAAAACCGATTTATACCGGTAGTTTCTTCGAACTATTAAATCCGTTCGCGATATTAGCAGGGTTAGTATCTATCGCTATGATCCTTAATCATGGCGCGACTTGGCTTCAGTTGAAAACCGTTGGTGTATTGCATACGAGAGCAAGAATGGTGTCATTTGTCCTTTCTATTGCTACCGCAGCACTATTTGTATTGGCAGGTATTTACCTAGCTATTGGAGTTGAGGGTTATGTGATCACCTCAACGATTGATACGCTCGCAACAAGTAATCCCATGGCGAAGCAAGTTGAAGTTCAAGCCGGCGCTTGGTTACAAAACTATGTTCGCTATCCATGGATGATGATCGCGCCTTTTGTCGGTATTGTATCGGCATTGGCTTGTGCTGTTTTCTCCAAACTCAATAAAGGTGGCTTAGCGTTTGTAGCCAGTGCTTTAACTATGACAGGGGTTATTTTAACGGCGGGCTTTTCAATGTTCCCATTTCTTATGCCGTCAAGCTCTCTACCGGCCGCGAGCTTAACAGTTTGGGATGCAACATCGAGTTATAAAACATTAGAAATTATGTTTTATGTCGCCTGTATTTTCGTTCCTATCGTTTTAAGTTATACCGCTTATGGTTTTTGGGTGATGCGCGGCCGCATTAAACAAAGTGACTTAAATCAGTCTCACGCTATCTATTAA
- the cydX gene encoding cytochrome bd-I oxidase subunit CydX, with protein sequence MWYFTWILGVLLACSFGIINAMWLEATEDMDRESD encoded by the coding sequence ATGTGGTATTTCACTTGGATTTTAGGTGTGTTGCTTGCTTGTTCGTTCGGCATTATTAATGCGATGTGGCTTGAAGCGACAGAAGACATGGATAGAGAGAGCGATTAG
- a CDS encoding ABC transporter ATP-binding protein/permease codes for MNQPEASQIQALKGLKQYQAEYRQELVKLVLIKSSYFIAQIICFWLFAQMMHMLIVEQSSYSATQFNLFVVSAFCWLVGRHISQHKEISLDRKIKLNIERKVQKSLSEQQHALAQQHSSFQWQQIFLQHIPAVAAYISQYVTQKYLSVLVPILALVMVFAVNWFVALILIVTLPLVPVFMILVGHGAANIHRKHFISLERLGGIFIDRLKALTTITTFNQHHNQSQLLDTASNLVNKQTMNVVSVAFLSTTVLDFFATISMALVAVYIGFSLLGELSFGPEIVFSQGLFLLLLAPLLFSELKNLGRLYHQKAQAEAAWETLEPMFSSLSLQTKPVSSSEEFTGIDWLNFQVHNPKLTAPMLHIKPKQHIHLQGRSGAGKSVFLQALMGLTDASHQLTSKCVLLGQSPVILPSSVRENLSLGHPVSDDKLWHVLQGVSLDRVIHSLPQGIDTQLGEHPPLSGGELQRLMLARVLLQSAEVILLDEPTAHLPEEQHQKLSLLIYQLTKEKTVIWASHKRLPNEWFEQIWQITDGVINNKHIGQEKVQGVIADA; via the coding sequence ATGAATCAACCAGAAGCATCTCAAATACAAGCATTAAAAGGGCTAAAACAATATCAGGCAGAATACCGTCAGGAGTTAGTCAAGCTTGTATTGATAAAATCTAGCTATTTTATTGCCCAAATTATTTGCTTCTGGTTATTCGCTCAGATGATGCACATGCTTATTGTTGAGCAATCCAGCTATTCAGCGACACAGTTTAATTTATTTGTGGTCAGTGCTTTTTGTTGGTTGGTTGGTCGACATATCTCTCAACACAAGGAGATTTCACTTGATAGAAAAATAAAATTGAATATAGAACGAAAAGTGCAAAAAAGCCTTAGTGAGCAACAACATGCGTTAGCACAACAACATTCTAGCTTTCAATGGCAGCAAATATTTTTACAACATATACCTGCTGTTGCTGCATACATTAGCCAGTATGTGACGCAAAAATACCTATCCGTACTAGTCCCAATACTTGCGTTGGTAATGGTTTTTGCGGTGAACTGGTTTGTGGCTCTTATTTTAATAGTGACTTTGCCTTTAGTGCCTGTATTTATGATCTTAGTGGGCCATGGCGCTGCTAACATCCACCGAAAGCACTTCATTAGTTTAGAAAGGTTAGGAGGGATTTTTATTGATAGGTTGAAAGCGCTGACAACCATCACGACCTTTAACCAACACCATAATCAAAGTCAGCTGCTTGATACGGCAAGTAACTTGGTAAATAAACAAACCATGAATGTAGTGAGTGTTGCATTTTTATCAACAACTGTTCTGGATTTCTTTGCCACCATTTCAATGGCTTTAGTCGCGGTTTATATCGGTTTTAGTTTACTCGGTGAGTTAAGCTTTGGACCTGAAATAGTATTTAGCCAAGGATTATTTCTTTTATTACTTGCGCCGTTATTATTTTCAGAATTAAAGAATTTAGGCCGCTTATATCACCAAAAAGCACAGGCTGAAGCTGCGTGGGAAACGCTAGAGCCTATGTTTAGTTCTTTGTCTTTACAAACAAAACCTGTCAGTTCATCAGAGGAATTTACTGGTATTGACTGGCTTAACTTTCAAGTTCATAACCCCAAGTTAACTGCGCCAATGCTTCATATAAAACCAAAGCAACACATACATTTACAAGGACGATCTGGCGCCGGTAAGTCAGTTTTTTTACAAGCGTTAATGGGATTAACTGATGCTAGCCATCAACTAACGAGTAAATGTGTGTTATTAGGACAATCGCCAGTTATTTTACCGTCGTCGGTTCGAGAAAATTTATCGTTAGGTCATCCTGTTAGTGATGATAAGCTTTGGCATGTTTTACAAGGAGTTTCACTTGATAGAGTGATTCACAGCTTACCTCAAGGAATAGACACTCAGCTTGGTGAACATCCGCCTCTTTCGGGAGGCGAGCTACAAAGGCTAATGTTAGCTCGCGTGTTACTGCAATCAGCGGAGGTGATTTTACTAGATGAGCCTACTGCACATTTACCTGAAGAGCAGCACCAAAAGTTATCGCTGCTAATTTATCAATTAACAAAAGAAAAAACTGTTATTTGGGCTTCACATAAACGGTTGCCAAATGAATGGTTTGAGCAAATTTGGCAAATAACTGATGGCGTGATTAACAATAAGCATATAGGCCAAGAAAAGGTGCAGGGAGTTATTGCTGATGCGTAA